The following proteins come from a genomic window of Diprion similis isolate iyDipSimi1 chromosome 8, iyDipSimi1.1, whole genome shotgun sequence:
- the LOC124409740 gene encoding transcription initiation factor TFIID subunit 13 isoform X1: MAAEENYEQFEDEETEIPIGGTLPGGRKRLFSKELRCMMYGFGDDQNPYTESVDFLEDLVIEFITEMTHRAMEIGRTGRVQVEDIVFLVRKDSRKYARVKDLLTMNEELKKARKAFDEVKYAGTVNQ, from the exons atggcTGCGGAGGAAAATTACGAGCAG TTCGAAGATGAGGAGACGGAGATTCCGATCGGCGGAACGCTTCCGGGTGGGAGAAAAAGGTTATTTTCGAAGGAGCTGCGCTGCATGATGTACGGGTTTGGCGACGACCAAAATCCATACACTGAAAGCGTTGATTTTTTGGAAGATCTGGTGATCGAATTCATCACCGAAATGACCCACAGAGCAATGGAGATTGGACGCACCGGCAGAGTGCAAGTTGAAGACATTGTCTTCCTTG TGAGGAAAGACTCTAGAAAATACGCCAGAGTTAAGGATCTCTTGACAATGAATGAGGAGCTTAAAAAAGCAAGGAAAGCCTTTGACGAAGTGAAATACGCAGGTACTGTCAATCAGTAG
- the LOC124409740 gene encoding transcription initiation factor TFIID subunit 13 isoform X2, with protein sequence MAAEENYEQFEDEETEIPIGGTLPGGRKRLFSKELRCMMYGFGDDQNPYTESVDFLEDLVIEFITEMTHRAMEIGRTGRVQVEDIVFLVRKDSRKYARVKDLLTMNEELKKARKAFDEVKYAE encoded by the exons atggcTGCGGAGGAAAATTACGAGCAG TTCGAAGATGAGGAGACGGAGATTCCGATCGGCGGAACGCTTCCGGGTGGGAGAAAAAGGTTATTTTCGAAGGAGCTGCGCTGCATGATGTACGGGTTTGGCGACGACCAAAATCCATACACTGAAAGCGTTGATTTTTTGGAAGATCTGGTGATCGAATTCATCACCGAAATGACCCACAGAGCAATGGAGATTGGACGCACCGGCAGAGTGCAAGTTGAAGACATTGTCTTCCTTG TGAGGAAAGACTCTAGAAAATACGCCAGAGTTAAGGATCTCTTGACAATGAATGAGGAGCTTAAAAAAGCAAGGAAAGCCTTTGACGAAGTGAAATACGCAG AATAA
- the LOC124409739 gene encoding uncharacterized protein LOC124409739 → MALVKQTGPSPAGTVTLNQNEALQYQFDLLRNWPNQFEVWPLRSGLNILGIAASAAGIYINAHYRRKLKLMKIGRAATYLPIIILPGFAAILGHKLFVTSDILLEKKECPLCLQTRAAVMQFTIGFLYPMTLGSVGSILLANRYVTYRLPDITTDFRSMISVLTKFTRPIYLQLSIIAIGQVFTVLFLTELETKSYYKVTQQLMKAEKAYDEARRDRQK, encoded by the exons ATGGCATTGGTAAAACAAACGGGTCCGTCGCCTGCAGGTACCGTGACTTTGAATCAAAACGAAGCTTTGCAATATCAATTCGACCTGCTGCGGAATTGGCCAAACCAATTCGAGGT ATGGCCGCTTCGCAGTGGACTCAACATACTTGGTATTGCTGCTTCAGCAGCTGGTATATACATTAATGCCCATTATAGAAGGAAACtaaagttgatgaaaattggaCGTGCAGCTACCTATTTGCCCATTATTATTTTGCCTGGTTTCGCAGCTATCCTAGGACACAAACTG TTCGTCACATCGGATATACTTCTCGAAAAAAAGGAGTGCCCGCTGTGCCTCCAGACAAGAGCAGCCGTGATGCAATTTACAATTGGCTTTCTCTATCCAATGACACTGGGTTCGGTGGGAAGTATTTTG CTTGCAAATCGGTACGTGACTTACAGGTTGCCCGACATAACGACTGATTTTCGAAGCATGATATCAGTCCTGACAAAATTTACTCGGCCAATCTATCTGCAATTATCAATTATAGCAATTGGACAAGTATTTACAGTTTTGTTCCTTACGGAATTGGAAACAAAGTCTTACTACAAAGTGACGCAACAGTTGATGAAAGCTGAGAAAGCTTATGATGAGGCTCGACGTGATCGACAAAAATAA
- the LOC124409738 gene encoding AMME syndrome candidate gene 1 protein homolog, with translation MAAGCCGTKKQKLNNSLSIPCNGTSSLQNGLRNGIIAHPEMCFFCFDVLYCQLHQLDPPKTPNFSNDAFPLFVTWAIGKDKRLRGCIGTFNAMHLHAGLREYAATSAFKDSRFNPITRDELPRLHVSVSILRHFEDGADYLDWEVGVHGIRIEFHNEKGNKRTATYLPEVATEQGWDQIQTIDSLLRKGGFKGVVTPDIRRNLKLTRYRSEKVSVSYQDYMSHWHSQQC, from the exons ATGGCCGCTGGATGTTGTGGAACGAAAAAGCAAAAGTTGAACAACTCGCTGAGCATACCGTGTAACGGCACATCCTCCCTGCAAAATGGTCTACGAAACGGAATTATCGCTCATCCGGAGATGTGCTTCTTCTGCTTTGACGTCCTTTACTGCCAGCTCCATCAACTCGATCCTCCGAAAACGCCAAACTTCAGCAACGATGCATT CCCGTTATTTGTGACATGGGCTATTGGAAAGGACAAACGGTTGAGGGGCTGCATTGGCACTTTCAACGCGATGCACCTCCACGCTGGACTACGTGAATACGCAGCGACTAG TGCCTTCAAGGATTCCCGCTTTAATCCCATTACACGAGACGAACTTCCTCGTCTACACGTCAGCGTCTCGATTCTTCGTCATTTTGAAGATGGCGCAGACTATCTTGATTGGGAAGTGGGTGTTCATGGTATTAGGATCGAGTTTCACAACGAAAAGGGCAATAAGCGCACTGCCACTTACTTACCTGAAGTAGCCACTGAACAAG GTTGGGACCAAATACAAACAATCGACTCATTGTTGCGGAAAGGGGGCTTCAAGGGTGTGGTTACACCGGATATTAGGAGAAACTTAAAACTGACTCGATACAGGAGCGAGAAAGTCTCGGTGAGCTATCAAGACTACATGAGTCATTGGCATAGCCAGCAATGCTAG
- the LOC124409737 gene encoding venom acid phosphatase Acph-1-like — MNSIVIGLIFFPTFFGFYDFVACDPEVRLLHVLFRHGDKVPDKEYQNYPLDPYGNHSYYPIGSGGLTNDGKMREYKIGKMLRDRYNDFFGPNYLPDEIYARSTAFHRTHMSLQLVLAGLFPPTGLQIWNPDLAWQPVSVFSEKVNKDFLLYPQECSTYQKAYKNFLRSKDARQQIDKYNSILAYLTKHTGKTVNTTSDAYYLYNLFKEEESQGLTLPSWTSEVYPFPMMNVTILDFHLRSYTTQLKRLNGGVLLKQITDDMQNFRSGRLEPRERKAFFFSAHEKNVVAMARALGTNVPQLPAYGSTIIFETLQDRDKNDKYFVRVLHYTGVTEKLITQTIPGCSEVCPLDEFLKLLREVIPDQTEYCHSSSIRTSGSGSFPNTIWLLAVPAIIISQRFD, encoded by the exons ATGAATTCCATTGTGATTGGGCTGATATTCTTTCCCACGTTCTTCGGTTTCTATGACTTTGTTGCATGTGACCCGGAAGTTAGGCTTTTACACGTG CTATTCAGACACGGGGATAAAGTGCCTGACAAAGAGTATCAAAATTATCCATTAGACCCGTATGGAAACCATTCGTATTACCCGATCGGGAGCGGTGGTCTGACGAAT GACGGAAAAATGCGCGAGTACAAGATTGGCAAAATGCTTCGTGATCGATACAACGATTTTTTCGGTCCAAATTATTTGCCGGATGAGATTTATGCAAGATCAACAGCCTTCCATAGGACTCACATGTCTCTTCAGCTGGTACTAGCAGGCCTCTTTCCCCCTACTGGCCTGCAGATTTGGAACCCGGATTTAGCGTGGCAGCCTGTGTCAGTGTTTTCCGAAAAAGTCAACAAAGATTTCCTCTTGTATCCACAAGAGTGTTCCAC GTACCAGAAAGCGTACAAGAATTTTCTGCGGTCAAAAGATGCCAGACAGCAAATCGATAAGTACAACAGCATTCTGGCCTACCTAACGAAGCACACGGGAAAGACGGTCAACACCACTTCCGATGCTTATTACCTGTACAATTTGTTCAAGGAAGAG GAATCTCAAGGTCTGACGTTGCCGAGTTGGACTTCAGAGGTCTACCCGTTTCCCATGATGAACGTCACCATCCTGGACTTCCACCTCAGGTCATACACTACACAGTTGAAGCGTTTGAACGGAG GTGTTTTGCTGAAGCAGATCACCGACGACATGCAAAACTTTAGGAGCGGTCGTCTCGAGCCTCGAGAAAGGAAAGCGTTCTTTTTCAGCGCACACGAAAAAAACGTGGTTGCCATGGCGCGTGCCCTCGGCACAAACGTTCCTCAACTGCCCGCGTACGGATCGACGATCATCTTCGAAACCCTTCAAGATCGTgacaaaaatgacaaatacTTTGTCCGG GTTCTCCACTATACGGGAGTtaccgaaaaattaattacgcaGACCATTCCTGGCTGTTCCGAGGTCTGCCCTCTCGATGAATTCCTCAAACTTTTGCGGGAAGTAATTCCAGACCAGACCGAGTACTGCCATAGCAGCAGCATTCGGACATCCGGTTCAGGCTCATTCCCGAATACTATATGGCTCCTTGCTGTTCCGGCGATAATTATCAGCCAGCGTTTCGACTAA